One window from the genome of Armatimonadota bacterium encodes:
- the rpsF gene encoding 30S ribosomal protein S6: MPQYDLVYIVKPDLDTEAMSSVIERATQRLIEQGAAVEHTDVWGKRRMAYPIARYREGHYVFARFSVSGDRIPEIRHGLKVIEDILRTSITVAVGAIAPPKTAQPAAAPSEVPVVVSGPQPEPAQPDSLQRGPSQLDPSQPEPLQIEPPQPAPPGT, encoded by the coding sequence TTGCCTCAGTATGATCTTGTCTATATCGTCAAGCCCGATCTCGACACCGAGGCCATGAGCTCGGTCATAGAGCGGGCAACCCAGCGCTTGATCGAGCAGGGCGCGGCGGTCGAGCACACCGACGTCTGGGGGAAGCGCCGTATGGCCTACCCGATTGCGAGGTACCGGGAAGGCCATTATGTCTTCGCACGGTTCTCGGTGTCCGGAGACCGTATCCCGGAGATCCGGCACGGCCTGAAGGTCATCGAGGACATCCTACGCACCTCGATCACCGTCGCTGTGGGAGCGATCGCGCCCCCGAAGACTGCTCAGCCGGCGGCGGCGCCTTCCGAAGTGCCGGTCGTTGTCTCCGGCCCGCAGCCCGAGCCAGCGCAACCAGATTCGTTACAACGAGGCCCGTCACAACTCGACCCGTCGCAACCCGAGCCGTTGCAGATCGAGCCGCCGCAACCTGCGCCGCCTGGTACCTAG
- a CDS encoding single-stranded DNA-binding protein, with amino-acid sequence MLNRIVLIGRLTRDPELRYVPSGHPVASFSLAVDRPFANQQGERETDFIDIVAWRKLAEQVSQHLSKGRLVAVEGRLQIRSYETQDGQKRKVAEVVADAVRFLDRKATGASAGTAEGGEFAEENEQEVPF; translated from the coding sequence GTGCTTAACAGGATCGTACTGATCGGTCGGCTCACCCGTGACCCAGAACTGCGGTACGTTCCCAGCGGACATCCGGTTGCCTCGTTCTCGCTGGCGGTGGATCGGCCGTTTGCCAACCAGCAGGGCGAGCGCGAGACCGACTTCATTGACATCGTGGCCTGGCGCAAACTCGCCGAGCAGGTCAGCCAGCATCTCAGCAAGGGACGCCTGGTGGCAGTCGAGGGCCGGTTGCAGATCCGGTCTTACGAGACCCAGGACGGCCAGAAGCGGAAGGTCGCCGAGGTTGTGGCAGACGCGGTACGGTTCCTCGACCGGAAGGCGACCGGTGCTTCGGCCGGAACCGCCGAGGGCGGGGAGTTCGCCGAGGAGAACGAGCAGGAAGTGCCGTTCTAG
- the rpsR gene encoding 30S ribosomal protein S18, giving the protein MVEAPKKQWRGRKPKRKSCAFCAEKAKEIDYKDALRIRRFVTDRGKILPRRISGNCAKHQRLLAVAIKRARELALLPYAGE; this is encoded by the coding sequence ATGGTAGAGGCACCCAAGAAGCAATGGCGCGGACGCAAGCCCAAGCGGAAGAGTTGTGCGTTCTGCGCGGAAAAGGCCAAAGAGATTGACTACAAGGATGCCCTGCGCATTCGCCGGTTCGTCACTGACCGCGGCAAGATCTTGCCGCGGCGGATTTCTGGGAACTGTGCGAAGCACCAGCGGCTCCTGGCGGTGGCGATCAAGCGGGCGCGAGAACTCGCGCTGCTCCCCTACGCAGGAGAGTAG
- a CDS encoding DUF2232 domain-containing protein, translated as MSARRMRTQGLTEGAILAALVAVFAVATHYLPLVGIATALLCPLPLAVLVIRHGLRVAAVAGVAAGLVGAMLAGPLLGLAILVSFAPMGIVLGIGARRGWAATRVVLTGGLVAFVSTLLNYLGLMGGARVSMAEMASTMERSVETSARLYSRLGLSQAQIDSVSTQMREFARLLPYVLPAMLVFGAVFAAWLNYEVGRRVLARIGYRLDPLPPVRTWRIPTAGIWLVPLGYLLLALGLRPGAPAVLQSAGWSLMLATQSAFTLQGILAGWMILGNLGFGRFAQVLAVMIVMTVPALGIVALMLGILDSALRVRERWGVSSSAREEDA; from the coding sequence ATGTCGGCGCGGCGCATGCGCACTCAGGGCCTGACCGAGGGCGCCATCCTTGCGGCGCTCGTGGCCGTCTTTGCCGTCGCCACCCACTATCTACCCCTTGTTGGCATCGCCACGGCCCTGCTCTGCCCGCTGCCTTTGGCGGTTCTGGTCATTCGTCACGGCCTGCGGGTGGCGGCGGTTGCGGGCGTTGCAGCCGGACTAGTCGGTGCGATGCTGGCCGGTCCACTGCTGGGGCTCGCCATCCTGGTCTCATTCGCTCCGATGGGAATCGTGCTGGGCATAGGTGCCCGCCGCGGCTGGGCGGCAACACGGGTCGTGCTGACCGGGGGGCTTGTTGCCTTCGTCTCGACCCTGCTGAACTACCTGGGGCTGATGGGCGGGGCCAGGGTGAGCATGGCAGAGATGGCCAGCACCATGGAACGCAGCGTCGAGACCTCGGCCAGACTCTACTCGCGGCTGGGCCTATCCCAGGCCCAGATTGATTCGGTCTCCACCCAGATGCGGGAGTTCGCGCGCCTGCTTCCCTATGTGCTGCCGGCGATGCTGGTCTTCGGCGCCGTCTTCGCGGCGTGGCTGAACTACGAGGTGGGCCGCCGCGTGCTTGCCCGGATCGGATACCGGCTGGACCCATTGCCCCCGGTGCGGACCTGGCGCATCCCGACGGCGGGAATCTGGCTCGTGCCGCTTGGCTACCTTCTGTTGGCGCTGGGCCTTCGGCCTGGGGCTCCGGCCGTTCTGCAGAGCGCGGGCTGGAGTCTGATGCTGGCCACGCAGAGCGCGTTCACGCTGCAGGGGATCCTGGCCGGCTGGATGATCCTAGGCAACCTCGGATTCGGTAGATTCGCGCAGGTGCTCGCGGTGATGATCGTCATGACGGTTCCCGCGCTGGGCATTGTAGCCCTGATGCTTGGGATCCTGGACTCGGCACTTAGGGTCCGGGAGCGCTGGGGCGTTTCGTCGAGTGCCAGGGAGGAGGACGCATGA
- a CDS encoding 50S ribosomal protein L9: MKVILLKDVPGTGKAGATCEVKEGHAHHYLIPRGLAVPASEGALRAHEHKQQAAQRRAERDRAEADGLVSRLEGVVLEVRGRAGEGGKLFGSVTSQQIAEALAARGFAVGRKQIELEEPIRVQGFYRVPVRIRPGRVIKIDLNVIGTR; encoded by the coding sequence ATGAAGGTTATCCTGCTCAAGGACGTCCCCGGGACCGGCAAGGCCGGAGCAACCTGCGAGGTCAAGGAGGGTCACGCGCACCACTATCTCATACCGCGCGGCCTGGCCGTGCCTGCCAGCGAGGGGGCCCTGCGCGCCCACGAGCACAAGCAGCAGGCCGCGCAGCGGCGCGCAGAGCGCGACCGGGCCGAGGCCGATGGCCTGGTCAGCCGGCTGGAGGGCGTGGTGCTCGAGGTGCGCGGCAGGGCAGGCGAGGGCGGCAAGTTGTTCGGCTCGGTTACGTCCCAGCAGATCGCCGAGGCGCTGGCGGCGCGGGGTTTCGCCGTGGGCCGCAAGCAGATCGAACTGGAGGAACCCATCCGGGTCCAGGGTTTCTACCGGGTACCGGTGCGCATCCGGCCGGGTAGGGTGATAAAGATAGATCTAAACGTCATCGGCACGCGGTAG
- the dnaB gene encoding replicative DNA helicase, whose product MHSRTAEAVRERNQRLIDIPYICSISWVGLAPIQEFAVSANPPVDRVPPQNLEAEQSILGAMLLERDAIARVVELVRAEDFYRDAHRRIYEVISELFERGEPADLISVTDRLRVLGLLDDAGGAAYVTSLLHAVPTAANVEYYARLVVQKAMLRQMISAGTQIVGMGFREDQDVELLLDQAEKMVFGIASRRMGQHFLPISEVLRESFEQIDRRYRDKGTISGVPTGFAELDKITAGLQPSDLIIIAARPSMGKCLKFDAEVVDASTGEVRTIQEMVAAGQAALLTLGHDHRFRPAAPSLFVDDGVKPVFRVTTSGGRSVETTLTHPFLTPSGWEPLAALAPGALIAVPRRLPVYGRSDLPDHEVKLLAYLCSGRLPARPQIAEDFSDAAAAILAGARGRRVAQSGISGGSEGGAAVADLFWRYPEMGQAPHLRALPGAVFTLRREKLALFLNRLMGALAEVGEQPHGYQVQATFPSARMARGVQHLLLRFGVPAARRDGTLNLGIGATLALVREVGIFGWERLRRWARNAQRSLLDEIDVMWEEVVSIEEAGLFQVYDLTVPETHNFVANDVCVHNTTLALNIAQHAAVQHQVPVAIFSLETNKEQLVQRMLCSEAQVDSSRLRSGHLSDADWPRLATAMGKLSEAPIFIDDSSALSAIEMRAKARKLKAEHGLGLIIIDYIQMMQSYKRAENRTQEVSEIARAIKSLAKELNLPVIGISQLSRVVEATGSRLPQLSHLRECVTADTVVWDADTGCRLTVGELARQESWPRLLSLNSTMRLVPVQPAAVMEKGENEVFEVRTSTGRRLKATANHPVLTPEGWKPVGELCQGSTIAAARSLPLFGARPAELTLVGIEGRKAALVEQCGAELLHRRAKPQVDRLPLAALLARRLRAPGIYQMATGDVLWDRVASITPLGKAPVYDLVMPGTHNFIADGLVVHNSGELEQVADLVLFIYREEYYDEAKARADGKQHVAEIRVAKHRNGPVGNVEMFFHKEHGRFRDLDRKHAGTGGS is encoded by the coding sequence ATGCACAGCCGCACGGCCGAAGCAGTACGCGAACGAAACCAGCGCCTGATTGACATACCGTACATATGTTCGATATCATGGGTAGGCCTGGCCCCCATTCAGGAGTTCGCCGTGAGCGCAAACCCGCCCGTTGACAGGGTGCCCCCGCAGAACCTGGAAGCCGAGCAGAGCATCCTGGGCGCGATGCTGTTGGAGCGCGACGCCATCGCGCGAGTCGTGGAGCTGGTGAGGGCGGAGGATTTCTACCGCGACGCGCACCGCCGCATCTATGAGGTCATCTCCGAGCTGTTCGAGCGCGGCGAGCCCGCCGACCTCATCAGCGTCACCGATCGGCTGCGCGTCCTGGGTCTTCTAGACGACGCGGGCGGAGCGGCGTACGTGACCTCTCTCCTGCACGCCGTGCCCACCGCTGCCAATGTGGAGTACTATGCACGACTGGTTGTGCAGAAGGCGATGTTGCGGCAGATGATCTCCGCCGGCACGCAGATCGTCGGCATGGGGTTCCGCGAAGATCAGGATGTCGAGCTGCTTCTGGACCAGGCCGAGAAGATGGTCTTTGGCATCGCCAGCAGGAGAATGGGGCAGCACTTCCTCCCGATCTCCGAGGTCCTGCGCGAGAGCTTCGAGCAGATCGACCGCCGCTACCGGGACAAGGGCACGATCTCCGGAGTGCCCACCGGGTTCGCCGAGCTCGACAAGATCACCGCGGGATTGCAGCCGTCGGACCTGATCATCATCGCCGCCAGGCCCTCAATGGGCAAGTGCCTGAAGTTCGATGCCGAGGTTGTGGACGCGTCCACCGGAGAGGTCCGGACGATCCAGGAGATGGTGGCCGCCGGGCAGGCCGCGCTGCTCACGCTGGGTCACGACCACAGGTTCCGCCCGGCTGCCCCCAGTCTGTTCGTGGACGACGGGGTGAAGCCTGTCTTCCGGGTCACGACAAGCGGGGGCCGATCGGTCGAGACCACGCTGACGCATCCCTTTCTGACTCCGTCCGGCTGGGAACCCCTGGCCGCGCTTGCACCGGGGGCGCTGATTGCCGTCCCGCGCCGGCTGCCAGTTTATGGACGGTCAGACCTGCCTGACCACGAGGTCAAGCTGCTGGCCTACCTCTGCAGCGGGCGGCTTCCGGCCCGCCCGCAGATTGCGGAGGACTTCTCCGACGCCGCCGCGGCGATCCTGGCCGGGGCGCGTGGCCGGCGAGTGGCGCAGTCCGGCATCAGCGGGGGCAGCGAGGGCGGGGCCGCTGTGGCCGACCTGTTCTGGCGATACCCCGAGATGGGACAGGCGCCGCATCTCCGGGCGCTGCCGGGGGCGGTGTTCACGCTGCGCCGCGAGAAACTGGCGCTGTTCCTCAACCGGCTGATGGGTGCCCTGGCCGAGGTCGGCGAGCAGCCCCACGGCTACCAGGTGCAGGCGACATTCCCATCCGCACGCATGGCGCGCGGCGTCCAGCACCTCCTCCTGCGCTTCGGCGTACCCGCCGCGCGCCGCGACGGCACGCTCAATCTGGGCATCGGCGCCACGCTCGCCCTGGTACGGGAAGTGGGCATCTTCGGTTGGGAGCGGTTGCGGCGGTGGGCCCGTAACGCCCAGCGTTCGCTGCTCGACGAGATTGACGTGATGTGGGAAGAGGTCGTTTCGATCGAGGAGGCCGGGCTCTTCCAGGTCTACGACCTGACCGTGCCGGAAACCCACAACTTCGTCGCCAACGACGTCTGCGTGCACAACACCACCCTTGCCCTCAACATCGCCCAGCACGCGGCGGTCCAACACCAGGTGCCGGTGGCGATCTTCAGTCTGGAAACAAACAAGGAGCAGCTCGTTCAGCGGATGCTCTGCAGCGAGGCGCAGGTAGACTCCTCCCGGCTACGCAGCGGCCACCTGAGCGACGCCGACTGGCCGCGCCTGGCCACCGCAATGGGAAAGCTGAGTGAGGCGCCGATCTTCATAGACGACTCGTCCGCGCTATCGGCGATCGAGATGCGGGCCAAGGCCCGCAAGCTGAAGGCCGAGCACGGGCTTGGATTGATCATCATTGACTACATTCAGATGATGCAATCCTACAAGCGGGCCGAGAACCGGACCCAGGAGGTCTCGGAGATCGCCCGCGCGATCAAGTCGCTGGCCAAGGAGCTTAACCTCCCGGTGATCGGGATCTCGCAGCTTTCCCGGGTGGTGGAGGCGACGGGCAGCCGCCTGCCCCAGCTTTCACACCTGAGGGAGTGTGTGACCGCCGACACGGTCGTGTGGGACGCCGATACCGGCTGCCGCTTGACGGTCGGCGAACTGGCCCGGCAGGAATCATGGCCACGGCTGCTCTCGCTGAACTCCACGATGCGCCTGGTTCCGGTTCAGCCCGCAGCCGTTATGGAGAAGGGCGAGAACGAGGTCTTCGAGGTGCGGACGAGCACGGGCCGGCGCCTGAAGGCGACGGCAAACCACCCTGTGCTGACCCCTGAGGGCTGGAAGCCGGTGGGAGAGTTGTGCCAAGGATCAACGATCGCCGCTGCCCGGAGTCTTCCGCTCTTCGGTGCACGGCCGGCGGAACTGACACTAGTCGGCATCGAGGGGAGGAAGGCGGCGTTAGTCGAACAGTGCGGCGCCGAGTTACTCCATCGTCGCGCGAAGCCCCAGGTTGATCGCCTGCCCTTAGCCGCCCTTCTAGCGCGCAGACTCCGGGCACCGGGCATCTACCAGATGGCGACCGGGGACGTACTGTGGGATCGGGTCGCGAGCATCACGCCACTGGGCAAGGCGCCCGTATACGACCTCGTCATGCCGGGTACACACAACTTCATTGCGGACGGTCTGGTTGTGCACAACAGTGGCGAGCTCGAACAGGTGGCAGACCTGGTGCTCTTCATATACCGCGAGGAGTACTACGACGAGGCCAAGGCGCGGGCGGACGGCAAGCAACACGTAGCCGAGATCCGGGTTGCCAAGCACCGTAACGGGCCCGTGGGGAACGTCGAGATGTTCTTCCACAAGGAGCATGGCCGGTTCCGGGATCTCGACCGGAAGCACGCGGGCACCGGCGGGTCCTGA
- a CDS encoding citrate synthase (catalyzes the formation of citrate from acetyl-CoA and oxaloacetate) has product MQAQEGLEGVVAGDSAICLVDGERGRLVYRGYDAADLAEHATFEEVAYLLWHGELPTRGALDALRSGLLRAGSIPGPALDLLREIPAGAQPMAVLRTMVSVLGHYDPEAGEGSPEANARKAVRLTAQVPAVIAAFHRMRTGGDPLPPRAGLSHAGNYLYMMGGKTPDLQAERALDVALILHADHEFNASTFAARVTAATLSDLHSTIVSAIGTLKGSLHGGANEDVMRLLERIGSPDRVEPVLLEMLEAKKKIPGFGHRVYRTEDPRARFLRKMSEQLGEQSGDPLWYRLTRGVEEVTTSRRHIFPNVDLYSASVYRALGIPMDLYTATFAVSRIAGWTAHALEQYADNRLIRPLARYTGPSARAYVPLEARG; this is encoded by the coding sequence ATGCAGGCGCAGGAAGGCCTGGAAGGCGTCGTCGCAGGGGACTCTGCAATCTGCCTGGTTGACGGGGAGCGCGGGCGCCTGGTGTACCGCGGTTACGATGCCGCCGACCTGGCAGAACACGCCACGTTCGAGGAAGTGGCCTACCTCCTCTGGCACGGCGAGCTACCCACGCGTGGTGCGCTCGACGCTCTGAGGTCCGGGCTGCTGCGGGCCGGCTCCATCCCAGGGCCTGCGTTGGACCTGCTCAGGGAGATCCCCGCGGGCGCGCAACCGATGGCCGTGCTGCGGACCATGGTGTCGGTGCTGGGACACTACGATCCAGAGGCGGGCGAGGGCTCGCCCGAGGCCAATGCGCGCAAGGCGGTTCGCCTGACAGCGCAGGTTCCGGCCGTGATCGCCGCGTTCCACCGCATGCGCACCGGCGGCGATCCGCTACCGCCGCGGGCCGGGCTCAGCCACGCCGGCAACTACCTCTACATGATGGGCGGGAAGACGCCCGACCTCCAGGCGGAGCGCGCCCTCGATGTGGCGCTCATCCTGCACGCCGACCACGAGTTCAACGCCAGCACCTTTGCCGCGCGCGTTACCGCCGCTACGCTGTCGGACCTCCACTCGACGATCGTCTCCGCGATTGGGACGCTCAAGGGATCACTTCACGGCGGAGCCAACGAGGACGTCATGCGCCTGCTCGAGCGGATCGGCAGCCCGGACAGGGTCGAGCCGGTCCTGCTCGAGATGCTGGAGGCGAAGAAGAAGATCCCGGGATTCGGTCACCGGGTCTACCGCACCGAGGATCCGCGCGCACGGTTCCTCCGCAAGATGTCGGAGCAACTGGGAGAGCAAAGCGGTGACCCCCTGTGGTACCGCCTGACGCGAGGGGTGGAAGAGGTCACGACCTCACGGCGCCACATCTTCCCCAACGTGGATCTCTATTCCGCGTCGGTCTACCGCGCATTGGGAATCCCCATGGACCTCTACACCGCGACCTTCGCGGTGAGCCGCATCGCGGGATGGACCGCGCACGCGCTGGAGCAGTACGCGGACAACCGTCTGATTCGGCCGCTGGCTCGTTACACTGGACCGAGCGCGCGCGCCTACGTGCCCCTCGAAGCGCGCGGCTGA
- a CDS encoding alpha/beta hydrolase, giving the protein MRRRVRAMVVTRQRGWRVHTEAGGIRMGYDMEGNGTPLVLLHGFPLNRAMWRVQVAGLRDRFTVIAPDFRGFGDSEIPRNPMSMDAYAQDVLALLDALGCPRFALGGLSMGGYVAFRVMALAPHRVCALLIADSRAEPDTEEGRQRRRAAIARIENEGPAGYLEDFAGQLVGPTTRSQRPGVVQAILEIIGTPPARSLTTALSAMASRPDSRPLLGDVNVPALVIVGEEDTLTPPEAAEAMAAVLPDARLVRIPAAGHMSNLEAPEAFTRAVREFLTAEFPTAG; this is encoded by the coding sequence ATGCGCAGGCGCGTCCGCGCTATGGTTGTAACGAGACAAAGGGGGTGGCGCGTGCACACCGAGGCCGGCGGGATCAGGATGGGCTACGACATGGAGGGCAACGGGACGCCGCTTGTGCTGCTCCATGGGTTCCCGCTGAACCGCGCGATGTGGCGTGTTCAGGTAGCCGGGCTGCGCGACCGGTTCACGGTGATAGCGCCCGACTTTCGGGGATTCGGCGACTCGGAGATCCCAAGGAATCCCATGAGCATGGACGCCTACGCCCAGGATGTGCTCGCGCTGCTGGACGCGCTGGGCTGCCCGCGGTTCGCGCTGGGTGGCCTTTCCATGGGAGGATACGTGGCCTTCCGGGTGATGGCCCTCGCCCCGCACCGCGTCTGCGCCCTCCTGATCGCGGACTCACGCGCAGAGCCGGACACCGAGGAGGGCCGCCAGCGCCGCCGCGCGGCCATCGCGCGCATCGAGAACGAGGGCCCTGCGGGTTACCTGGAGGATTTCGCCGGGCAGTTGGTCGGTCCCACCACAAGGTCGCAGCGGCCCGGGGTTGTCCAGGCCATTTTGGAGATCATCGGGACCCCGCCGGCTCGCAGTCTCACCACGGCGCTGTCCGCGATGGCGTCGCGGCCGGACAGCAGGCCGCTGCTGGGCGACGTCAATGTGCCGGCCCTCGTGATTGTGGGCGAGGAGGACACGCTGACTCCGCCGGAGGCGGCCGAGGCAATGGCCGCGGTGTTGCCGGACGCCCGCCTCGTCCGGATTCCCGCGGCCGGGCACATGTCAAACCTGGAGGCCCCGGAGGCGTTTACGCGCGCGGTCCGCGAGTTCCTGACGGCCGAGTTCCCAACGGCCGGGTAG
- a CDS encoding sigma-70 family RNA polymerase sigma factor — protein sequence MAPVDAPPVPLGNHHGIVMAEGSHAQSPGGAMERPALRSAAVEPHLPLVATIARAMGRRLPPTVEVDDLINDGVLGLMDALRRYDPQRRVGFTTYAGHRIRGAILDGLRKRDPLPRAYRRLQNGEPGRRIQFLALDEAMTVPDEGERDPEAAAVEADLRRQVWLGLAALPPRDRQVLVLRMVRGLPLRAVAVHLSISITRVAEIQARGLARMRRFLTGDPVTCSRRAAPALGEGRRQEAAASTPNDNAASAPISPLPPPVTVGAG from the coding sequence ATGGCCCCAGTTGACGCTCCACCGGTCCCTCTCGGAAACCACCATGGCATCGTCATGGCGGAGGGATCGCACGCCCAATCGCCGGGAGGAGCCATGGAGCGACCCGCATTGAGATCCGCAGCCGTGGAGCCGCACCTTCCTCTGGTTGCAACGATCGCCAGGGCGATGGGACGCAGGTTGCCTCCGACCGTGGAGGTGGACGACCTGATCAATGACGGCGTGCTCGGCCTCATGGATGCGCTGAGGCGGTACGATCCGCAGCGCCGCGTCGGCTTCACGACCTACGCCGGCCACCGGATCCGCGGCGCGATTCTGGACGGACTGCGCAAGCGCGACCCGCTGCCGCGCGCATACCGGCGCCTCCAGAATGGCGAGCCCGGCCGCCGGATCCAGTTCCTGGCGCTGGACGAAGCCATGACGGTGCCCGACGAAGGGGAGCGAGACCCAGAGGCCGCCGCGGTGGAGGCCGATCTCAGGCGGCAGGTGTGGCTGGGCCTGGCAGCGCTTCCGCCGCGCGACCGTCAGGTGCTGGTGCTGCGCATGGTGCGAGGGCTGCCGCTGCGCGCCGTGGCAGTGCACCTCTCGATCTCGATCACACGGGTGGCGGAAATCCAGGCGCGAGGGCTGGCCCGCATGCGGCGTTTCCTCACCGGCGACCCGGTCACTTGTTCGCGCCGTGCGGCGCCCGCCCTGGGAGAGGGGAGGAGGCAGGAGGCCGCCGCATCCACCCCGAACGATAACGCTGCCTCCGCTCCCATCTCCCCGCTCCCTCCGCCGGTCACGGTCGGGGCGGGCTGA
- a CDS encoding response regulator transcription factor, translated as MHSTSADRADPLPGAATAGGERRPPRDCQTSAGRPCPHLRACDRERSPSGGVGRWPWGAAPAGFQRRRRMGIGRGPDAAGRVVRFLGQIAAYRPGGSRDHCSDQHTRGVHPAVTITGGLRAVIADDEAGARAHLRALLFDAGVQTVRECESGSAALEAVAAMSPDLLCLDVRMPGPDGIEVGRLMRTRGGPEVVFTTGYADYAAAAFDLGAADYLLKPLSSARVDEAVRRVRARLAHRPRTDPVPSVPRVFVPADEHHVAVSPEDIQYVEARDGASLIHTDAGVRVVRVSLFRLQRMLTQYGFMRTHRAYLVNLRRVRALVPWSRHVHSALLDGGKETHVPVAKSRLAAFRSSVIWVTQAGGGRDGSGASREGGDRGRRQRGAGPGNRRGPGR; from the coding sequence ATGCACTCCACAAGCGCTGACCGCGCAGATCCCCTCCCTGGTGCTGCAACCGCTGGCGGAGAACGCCGTCCGCCACGGGATTGCCAGACGTCCGCAGGGAGGCCGTGTCCGCATCTCCGCGCGTGTGACCGGGAACGTTCTCCATCTGGTGGTGTCGGACGATGGCCCTGGGGTGCGGCGCCCGCTGGTTTCCAGCGGCGGCGCCGGATGGGGATTGGCCGGGGTCCGGATGCGGCTGGTCGCGTTGTGCGGTTCCTCGGCCAGATTGCGGCTTATCGGCCGGGAGGGAGCCGGGACCATTGCAGCGATCAGCATACCCGCGGTGTTCATCCGGCCGTGACCATCACCGGCGGCCTGCGCGCGGTCATCGCCGATGACGAGGCAGGCGCCAGGGCGCACCTGCGCGCGCTGCTCTTCGATGCCGGCGTACAGACCGTCCGTGAGTGCGAGTCGGGCAGCGCCGCGCTCGAGGCGGTCGCCGCGATGAGCCCCGACCTCCTCTGTCTGGATGTGCGCATGCCCGGGCCGGACGGCATCGAGGTCGGCCGGCTGATGCGGACCAGGGGCGGGCCAGAGGTCGTCTTCACGACCGGATATGCCGATTACGCCGCTGCTGCCTTCGATCTGGGCGCCGCCGACTACCTGCTGAAGCCGCTTTCCTCTGCGCGCGTGGATGAGGCGGTGCGCCGGGTCCGCGCGCGCCTCGCGCACCGCCCTCGGACGGATCCTGTTCCGTCCGTGCCGCGTGTCTTCGTACCCGCGGACGAACACCACGTAGCGGTGTCGCCCGAGGACATCCAGTATGTTGAGGCGCGGGATGGTGCCAGCCTGATCCACACCGATGCCGGCGTGCGCGTTGTGCGGGTCTCCCTGTTCCGGCTTCAGCGGATGCTGACGCAGTACGGATTCATGAGAACCCACCGGGCGTACCTGGTCAACCTGCGCCGGGTACGGGCGTTGGTGCCGTGGTCGCGCCACGTGCACAGCGCCCTGCTCGATGGCGGGAAGGAGACCCACGTCCCCGTCGCCAAGTCACGACTTGCCGCGTTTCGATCCAGCGTGATCTGGGTGACGCAGGCAGGAGGAGGCAGGGATGGATCTGGGGCTTCGAGGGAAGGTGGCGATCGTGGCCGGCGCCAGCGGGGGGCTGGGCCGGGCAATCGCCGAGGGCCTGGCCGCTGA
- a CDS encoding SDR family oxidoreductase, whose protein sequence is MDLGLRGKVAIVAGASGGLGRAIAEGLAAEGTAVAICSRSEGAIFAAAEAINSNTQVADAGGQAVPVVADVSREADIARFAAQVLERWGRVDILVTNSGGPPSGPVSSLADGQWEAAVQSLLFSAVRLSREVIPSMQAHRWGRILHVASFAVKQPVPNLGLSNAVRMAVVGLAKTQAIELAPHNILVNTICPGPIATDRLVALTRQYAEREGVSHDAAMQRLWISQIPLGRLGEPAEFANLAVFLASERASFITGGTFQVDGGAVRGPF, encoded by the coding sequence ATGGATCTGGGGCTTCGAGGGAAGGTGGCGATCGTGGCCGGCGCCAGCGGGGGGCTGGGCCGGGCAATCGCCGAGGGCCTGGCCGCTGAGGGCACGGCGGTTGCGATCTGCTCGCGCTCGGAAGGCGCGATCTTTGCCGCGGCCGAGGCCATCAACTCCAACACACAGGTTGCCGACGCCGGAGGCCAGGCGGTTCCGGTGGTCGCGGATGTGAGCCGCGAGGCAGACATCGCGCGGTTTGCGGCGCAGGTGCTGGAGCGGTGGGGGCGCGTGGACATCCTGGTGACGAACAGCGGCGGCCCGCCCTCCGGACCGGTGTCCTCGCTGGCGGACGGGCAGTGGGAGGCGGCGGTCCAGTCGCTCCTGTTCTCCGCGGTTCGGCTCTCCCGGGAGGTCATTCCCTCGATGCAGGCACACCGTTGGGGGCGGATCCTGCACGTCGCCTCGTTCGCGGTCAAGCAGCCCGTGCCCAACCTGGGCCTCTCGAACGCGGTGCGCATGGCAGTCGTGGGCCTCGCCAAGACCCAGGCGATCGAGCTGGCTCCTCACAACATCCTTGTGAACACGATCTGCCCTGGGCCGATTGCCACCGACCGGCTCGTGGCGCTCACGCGGCAGTACGCGGAACGCGAGGGCGTGTCCCACGACGCCGCGATGCAGCGCCTCTGGATCTCCCAGATACCGCTCGGCCGGTTGGGTGAGCCCGCCGAGTTCGCGAACCTGGCAGTCTTCCTGGCGTCCGAGCGGGCCAGCTTCATCACCGGCGGCACGTTTCAGGTGGACGGCGGCGCGGTGCGCGGACCTTTCTGA